The following proteins are co-located in the Ailuropoda melanoleuca isolate Jingjing chromosome 13, ASM200744v2, whole genome shotgun sequence genome:
- the PHF12 gene encoding PHD finger protein 12, with the protein MWEKMETKTIVYDLDTSGGLMEQIQALLAPPKTDEAEKRSRKPEKEPRRSGRATNHDSCDSCKEGGDLLCCDHCPAAFHLQCCNPPLSEEMLPPGEWMCHRCTVRRKKREQKKELGHVNGLVDKSGKRTTSPSSDTDLLDRSASKTELKAIAHARILERRASRPGTPTSNASTETPTSEQNDVDEDIIDVDEEPVAAEPDYVQPQLRRPFELLIAAAMERNPTQFQLPNELTCTTALPGSSKRRRKEETTGKNVKKTQHELDHNGLVPLPVKVCFTCNRSCRVAPLIQCDYCPLLFHMDCLEPPLTAMPLGRWMCPNHIEHVVLNQKNMTLSNRCQVFDRFQDTISQHVVKVDFLNRIHKKHPPNRRVLQSVKRRSLKVPDAIKSQYQFPPPLIAPAAIRDGELICNGIPEESQTHLLNSEHLATQAEQQEWLCSVVALQCSILKHLSAKQMPSHWDSEQTEKADIKPVIVTDSSITTSLQTADKAPTPSHCPLSCPSGISTQNSLSCSPPHQPPALEDISCSSCAEKSKKAPCGTANGPVSTEVKANGPHLYSSPTDSTDPRRLPGANTPLPGLSHRQGWPRPLTPPAAGGLQNHTVGIIVKTENATGPSSCPQRSLVPVPSLPPSIPSSCASIENTSTLQRKTVQSQIGPPLTDSRPLGSPPNATRVLTPPQAAGDGILATGANQRFCSPAPSSDGKVSPGTLSIGSALTVPSFPANSTAMVDLTNSLRAFMDVNGEIEINMLDEKLIKFLALQRIHQLFPSRVQASPGSVGAHPLASGGHHTEAQRKEVQARAVFYPLLGLGGAVSMCYRTLYIGTGADMDVCLTNYGHCNYVSGKHACIFYDENTKHYELLNYSEHGTTVDNVLYSCDFSEKTPPTPPSSIVAKVQSVIRRRRHQKQDEEPSEEAAAMSSQAQGPPRRACNCKASSSSLIGGSGAGWEGTALLHHGSYIKLGCLQFVFSITEFATRQPKGDASLLQDGVLAEKLSLKPHQGPVLRSNSVP; encoded by the exons TAACCCTCCACTGAGTGAAGAGATGCTGCCTCCCGGGGAGTGGATGTGTCACCGGTGCACTGTGCGCCGAAAG AAACGAGAGCAGAAAAAGGAGCTGGGCCACGTCAATGGACTGGTGGACAAATCTGGCAAACGGACTACATCCCCCAGCAGTGATACTGATTTGTTGGACAGATCAGCCAGCAAAACTGAACTCAAGGCCATTGCTCATGCCCGGATCCTGGAGAGGAGAGCCAGCCGGCCTGGCACGCCCACATCCAATGCCAGCACAGAGACCCCCACCTCTGAGCAGAATGACGTCGATGAGGACATCATTGACGTGGATGAGGAGCCAGTGGCAGCTGAGCCGGACTATGTGCAGCCCCAGCTAAGGCGGCCCTTTGAGCTGCTGATCGCTGCCGCCATGGAGCGGAACCCCACCCAGTTTCAGTTGCCCAATGAACTGACGTGTACCACCGCATTACCAG GTTCTagcaagaggagaagaaaggaggaaaccaCAGGGAAAAACGTTAAAAAGACACAGCATGAGTTAGATCACAATGGTCTTGTTCCCCTACCAGTCAAAGTCTGCTTCACATGCAACAG GAGCTGCCGCGTGGCCCCTCTCATCCAGTGTGACTATTGCCCCCTCTTGTTCCACATGGACTGCCTCGAGCCACCGCTCACTGCCATGCCCCTGGGCAGATGGATGTGTCCGAATCACATAGAACATGTGGTG CTGAACCAGAAGAATATGACGCTGAGCAATCGGTGCCAGGTGTTCGACCGTTTCCAGGACACCATTTCCCAGCATGTGGTCAAAGTGGACTTCCTGAACCGAATCCATAAGAAGCACCCTCCTAACCGCCGTGTGCTCCAGTCAGTCAAAAGAAGAAGCTTGAAG GTTCCTGATGCTATCAAATCTCAGTACCAGTTCCCACCCCCTCTCATTGCACCCGCGGCCATTCGGGACGGGGAGCTGATCTGCAACGGGATCCCTGAGGAATCACAGACGCACCTTTTGAACTCTGAgcacttagccacccaggcagaGCAGCAAGAG TGGCTCTGTAGTGTTGTTGCGCTCCAGTGCAGCATATTGAAACATTTATCTGCTAAGCAGATGCCTTCGCATTGGGACTCTGAACAGACAGAGAAGGCTGATATTAAGCCTGTTATTGTGACTGACAGCTCAATCACCACCTCCCTGCAAACAGCTGACAAGGCACCTACACCTTCCCACTGCCCCTTGTCCTGCCCCTCAGGGATTAGCACCCAGAATTCCCTGAGCTGCTCTccaccccaccagcccccagccctaGAGGACATCAGCTGCAGTTCTTGCGCGGAAAAATCCAAGAAAGCCCCCTGCGGGACTGCCAACGGGCCAGTGAGCACAGAGGTGAAAGCCAATGGCCCACACCTCTACAGCAGCCCCACTGATTCCACGGACCCCCGGCGACTTCCAGGCGCCAACACCCCCTTACCAGGCCTCTCCCACCGGCAAGGCTGGCCCCGGCCCCTCACGCCACCAGCGGCCGGGGGGCTACAGAACCACACCGTCGGCATCATTGTGAAGACAGAGAATGCCACTGGCCCCAGCTCTTGCCCCCAGAGGAGTTTGGTTCCTGTCCCAAGCCTGCCCCCTTCCATTCCCAGCTCTTGTGCCAGCATCGAGAACACCAGCACTTTGCAAAGAAAGACTGTCCAATCACAGATAGGACCTCCGTTGACAGATTCAAGGCCACTGGGCTCACCCCCAAATGCCACCCGGGTGCTCACTCCCCCCCAAGCAGCAGGAGATGGTATCTTGGCCACAGGAGCCAACCAGCGATTCTGCTCACCAGCGCCATCATCAG ATGGCAAGGTCAGCCCCGGCACGTTATCCATAGGAAGCGCTTTAACCGTACCCTCTTTCCCAGCCAACTCTACTGCCATGGTGGACCTCACCAACTCGCTGCGAGCGTTTATGGATGTTAACGGAG AAATCGAGATAAATATGCTGGACGAGAAGCTGATCAAGTTTCTGGCCTTGCAGAGAATACATCAGCTTTTCCCCTCCCGGGTCCAAGCTTCACCGGGCAGTGTCGGGGCACATCCGCTGGCTTCTGGAGGGCACCACACAGAAG CGCAAAGAAAGGAGGTACAGGCCCGAGCTGTGTTCTACCCTCTCTTAGGGTTGGGAGGAGCTGTGAGCATGTGCTATCGAACCCTCTACATCGGGACAG GAGCTGACATGGACGTGTGCCTTACAAATTATGGTCACTGTAACTACGTGTCCGGGAAGCACGCCTGCATATTTTATGATGAG aatACCAAACATTATGAGCTGTTAAACTACAGTGAGCATGGGACAACGGTGGACAATGTGCTGTATTCATGTGACTTCTCTGAGAAGACCCCGCCAACCCCCCCAAGCAGTATTGTTGCCAAAGTGCAGAGTGTCATCA GGCGCCGCCGGCACCAGAAACAGGATGAAGAGCCAAGTGAGGAGGCAGCCGCGATGAGCTCCCAGGCCCAGGGCCCGCCACGGAGAGCCTGCAACTGCAAAGCCAGCAGCTCGAGCTTGATAGGGGGCAGTGGGGCCGGCTGGGAGGGCACGGCCTTGCTGCACCACGGCAGCTACATCAAGCTGGGGTGCCTGCAGTTCGTCTTCAGCATCACCGAGTTTGCGACCAGACAGCCCAAAGGCGACGCGAGCCTGCTGCAGGACGGGGTCTTGGCCGAGAAGCTGTCTCTCAAACCCCACCAGGGCCCTGTGCTGCGCTCCAACTCCGTTCCCTAG
- the DHRS13 gene encoding dehydrogenase/reductase SDR family member 13 isoform X1 — translation MEALLLGAGLLLGAYVLVYYNLVKAPPCGGIASLRGRTAVVTGANSGIGKMTALELARRGARVVLACRSRERGEAAAFDLRQESGNNEIIFMALDLASLASVRAFATAFLSSEPRLDILIHNAGISSCGRTHKPFNLLLRVNHIGPFLLTHLLLPRLKTCAPSRVVVVSSAAHRRGRLDFTRLDHPVVGWRQELRAYADSKLANVLFARELATQLEGTGVTCYAAHPGPVNSELFLRHVPGWLRPLLRPLAWLVLRAPRGGAQTPLYCALQEGIEPLSGRYFANCHVEEVPPAARDDRAAHRLWEASKRLAGLGPGEEAEPDEDPQPEDPGAPSSLSSPHPEEPTVSEPHPSPQSSPDLSKVTRRIQVKTEPEP, via the exons ATGGAGGCGCTGCTGCTGGGCGCCGGGTTGCTGCTGGGCGCCTACGTGCTTGTCTATTACAACCTGGTGAAGGCCCCGCCCTGCGGCGGTATAGCCAGTCTGCGCGGCCGCACCGCCGTGGTCACGG GCGCCAACAGCGGCATCGGGAAGATGACGGCGCTGGAGCTGGCGCGCCGGGGAGCGCGCGTGGTGCTGGCCTGTCGGAGCCGGGAGCGCGGTGAGGCGGCCGCCTTCGACCTCCGCCAG GAGAGTGGGAACAATGAGATCATCTTCATGGCCTTGGACTTGGCGAGTCTGGCCTCCGTGCGGGCCTTTGCCACTGCCTTCCTGAGCTCTGAGCCACGGCTGGACATCCTCATCCACAATGCCG GGATCAGTTCCTGTGGCCGGACCCACAAGCCGTTTAACCTGCTGCTGCGAGTGAACCACATTGGCCCCTTCCTGCTGACACATCTGCTGCTGCCCCGGCTGAAGACATGCGCCCCTAGCCGCGTGGTGGTGGTATCCTCAGCCGCCCACCGGCGAGGGCGCCTCGACTTCACGCGCCTGGACCACCCGGTGGTGGGCTGGCGGCAGGAGCTGCGGGCATATGCCGACAGTAAGCTGGCCAACGTGTTGTTTGCCAGGGAGCTCGCCACTCAGCTTGAGGGTACTGGTGTCACCTGCTATGCAGCCCACCCAG GGCCTGTGAACTCGGAGCTTTTCCTGCGCCATGTTCCTGGATGGCTGCGCCCACTTTTGCGCCCACTGGCCTGGCTTGTGCTGCGGGCACCAAGAGGGGGTGCCCAGACACCCCTGTACTGCGCTCTACAGGAGGGCATTGAGCCTCTCAGTGGGAGATATTTTGCCAACTGCCACGTGGAGGAGGTGCCCCCAGCCGCCCGAGATGACCGTGCAGCTCACCGGCTGTGGGAGGCCAGCAAAAGGCTGGCAGGGCTTGGGCCTGGCGAGGAGGCCGAACCTGATGAAGATCCCCAGCCTGAGGACCCAGGGGCCCCATCTTCCCTGAGCAGCCCCCACCCAGAGGAGCCCACAGTTTCTgaaccccaccccagccctcagAGTTCACCagacttgtctaaggtcacacgcCGAATTCAGGTTAAAACTGAACCTGAGCCCTAA
- the DHRS13 gene encoding dehydrogenase/reductase SDR family member 13 isoform X2, with the protein MEALLLGAGLLLGAYVLVYYNLVKAPPCGGIASLRGRTAVVTGANSGIGKMTALELARRGARVVLACRSRERGEAAAFDLRQESGNNEIIFMALDLASLASVRAFATAFLSSEPRLDILIHNAGISSCGRTHKPFNLLLRVNHIGPFLLTHLLLPRLKTCAPSRVVVVSSAAHRRGRLDFTRLDHPVVGWRQELRAYADSKLANVLFARELATQLEGTGVTCYAAHPGPVNSELFLRHVPGWLRPLLRPLAWLVLRAPRGGAQTPLYCALQEGIEPLSGRYFANCHVEEVPPAARDDRAAHRLWEASKRLAGLGPGEEAEPDEDPQPEDPGAPSSLSSPHPEEPTVSEPHPSPQSSPDLSKVTRRIQPP; encoded by the exons ATGGAGGCGCTGCTGCTGGGCGCCGGGTTGCTGCTGGGCGCCTACGTGCTTGTCTATTACAACCTGGTGAAGGCCCCGCCCTGCGGCGGTATAGCCAGTCTGCGCGGCCGCACCGCCGTGGTCACGG GCGCCAACAGCGGCATCGGGAAGATGACGGCGCTGGAGCTGGCGCGCCGGGGAGCGCGCGTGGTGCTGGCCTGTCGGAGCCGGGAGCGCGGTGAGGCGGCCGCCTTCGACCTCCGCCAG GAGAGTGGGAACAATGAGATCATCTTCATGGCCTTGGACTTGGCGAGTCTGGCCTCCGTGCGGGCCTTTGCCACTGCCTTCCTGAGCTCTGAGCCACGGCTGGACATCCTCATCCACAATGCCG GGATCAGTTCCTGTGGCCGGACCCACAAGCCGTTTAACCTGCTGCTGCGAGTGAACCACATTGGCCCCTTCCTGCTGACACATCTGCTGCTGCCCCGGCTGAAGACATGCGCCCCTAGCCGCGTGGTGGTGGTATCCTCAGCCGCCCACCGGCGAGGGCGCCTCGACTTCACGCGCCTGGACCACCCGGTGGTGGGCTGGCGGCAGGAGCTGCGGGCATATGCCGACAGTAAGCTGGCCAACGTGTTGTTTGCCAGGGAGCTCGCCACTCAGCTTGAGGGTACTGGTGTCACCTGCTATGCAGCCCACCCAG GGCCTGTGAACTCGGAGCTTTTCCTGCGCCATGTTCCTGGATGGCTGCGCCCACTTTTGCGCCCACTGGCCTGGCTTGTGCTGCGGGCACCAAGAGGGGGTGCCCAGACACCCCTGTACTGCGCTCTACAGGAGGGCATTGAGCCTCTCAGTGGGAGATATTTTGCCAACTGCCACGTGGAGGAGGTGCCCCCAGCCGCCCGAGATGACCGTGCAGCTCACCGGCTGTGGGAGGCCAGCAAAAGGCTGGCAGGGCTTGGGCCTGGCGAGGAGGCCGAACCTGATGAAGATCCCCAGCCTGAGGACCCAGGGGCCCCATCTTCCCTGAGCAGCCCCCACCCAGAGGAGCCCACAGTTTCTgaaccccaccccagccctcagAGTTCACCagacttgtctaaggtcacacgcCGAATTCAG CCACCGTAG